In Sandaracinaceae bacterium, the following proteins share a genomic window:
- a CDS encoding response regulator, whose product MLGSSGPILVLDDDVEMVRLITRVLEHDGHRVLGAIDPIEALAVAERESPSLVFADLMMPHMDGEAFCARLRDRLGDATPPVIFVTASLARRELGERCGAVATLEKPFELQDIVDLAARFIG is encoded by the coding sequence GTGTTGGGGAGCAGTGGCCCAATTCTCGTCCTCGACGACGACGTCGAGATGGTTCGCCTGATCACGCGTGTGCTCGAGCACGACGGACACCGCGTGCTCGGCGCGATCGATCCCATCGAGGCGCTCGCGGTGGCCGAGCGTGAGTCGCCGAGCCTCGTCTTCGCGGACCTGATGATGCCGCACATGGACGGCGAGGCGTTCTGCGCCAGGCTGCGCGATCGTCTCGGCGACGCGACGCCGCCGGTGATCTTCGTCACCGCCTCGCTGGCTCGGCGAGAGCTCGGCGAGCGCTGCGGCGCGGTGGCGACGCTGGAGAAGCCGTTCGAGCTGCAAGACATCGTGGACCTCGCGGCGCGTTTCATCGGGTGA